AAACCGCCACCGCCGCCACGGGATACCAGTGATCCGGACAGGGGGCCGTACACGGCCTCACGGACCATGACCTCCTCGCTATGGGGCATATAGGACTTGCCGTAGGAAAACATGGCCGCTATTTCCCGTTCCAGCTTCCAGGAAACATCCTCATTCAGAATCCCCCTGGCCTTCACCTGCACGGGCAAAGCCATTCCCACCCCCTGAAGCGGTTTTCCGTCTACCACGGAGAAGGCTTGCACCACATCCCCGCGGGAAGAAACAAAACGGTAAAGGATGTAATAACCGGAGGGAAAGGCGGGGGAAGAAACGGTCAGGGCTCCGCCGTCATTAACCGCCTTCACCATCTCGCGGGAAAGGGGGAGCACGGCATCCATTTTAATAACCGCCTCATCACCCGGAACCGGGGTTCCGGGACTTGAACCGGGAGGCACGGCGGCGTACACCAGCGGCGCGGTCAATGATAACAGGGCAATGGCA
This DNA window, taken from Akkermansia muciniphila, encodes the following:
- a CDS encoding PEP-CTERM sorting domain-containing protein, which codes for MTKIAIALLSLTAPLVYAAVPPGSSPGTPVPGDEAVIKMDAVLPLSREMVKAVNDGGALTVSSPAFPSGYYILYRFVSSRGDVVQAFSVVDGKPLQGVGMALPVQVKARGILNEDVSWKLEREIAAMFSYGKSYMPHSEEVMVREAVYGPLSGSLVSRGGGGGFYGGPPRIAGGFAADHVKPEVPGVSSKPSDDKGKPSVPDKNPGAGPSADPEQDENDAIVDSGEKELSLESLITGDALEAPFLEPKKLRLANNLKAEPVPEPSSAMLGAFGIACLLMRRRRN